A DNA window from Deltaproteobacteria bacterium contains the following coding sequences:
- a CDS encoding peptidoglycan DD-metalloendopeptidase family protein — MNPVLVAVFCTLHLSAPSQDPSALLQSLRSLDRQLVQLEGELATLKSQEGKLQEQIASLDVALSETGLKQVRVRADLKKRVRALNNMPGGARMIALGQANSLKDYLELSRMLRWVANHDQKLKSQHQEEANKTQLLKNKRQSSLNILSEISADIKSRRENLGLQRRSRIETTQTLLGNASHLELLSGAHRQAYQRLENTFRKLKPATGLSRIFSQNKRSLPWPLIAPVEVGYGTVRELAYGTRLTNFGLLLKPASGTPVQSVFDGTVVYADWLDGYGQLTIVDHGRGYHSLYGHLATIEVEVGEIIKTGSTLGTAGDTGSWTGTRLYFEIRSQGQAQDPVLWLRR; from the coding sequence ATGAACCCAGTTCTCGTCGCAGTATTTTGTACCCTGCACCTTAGCGCGCCCTCGCAAGATCCCAGCGCTCTTCTTCAAAGCCTGCGAAGCCTAGACCGGCAACTGGTCCAACTTGAAGGCGAATTGGCCACATTGAAAAGCCAAGAAGGCAAGTTGCAAGAGCAAATAGCGAGCCTTGATGTTGCGCTGAGCGAAACCGGACTTAAGCAGGTCAGAGTTAGAGCTGACCTAAAGAAAAGAGTGCGAGCACTCAACAACATGCCGGGCGGTGCACGGATGATTGCCCTGGGGCAGGCCAATTCTCTCAAAGATTATTTGGAGCTTTCCCGCATGCTTCGCTGGGTCGCCAACCATGACCAAAAATTGAAAAGTCAGCACCAAGAAGAAGCCAATAAAACCCAGCTCCTTAAAAACAAAAGGCAATCAAGCTTAAACATTCTCTCTGAAATATCTGCGGATATTAAAAGCAGGCGAGAGAACCTGGGGCTTCAGCGCCGAAGCCGAATTGAAACCACCCAAACCCTATTGGGCAATGCAAGCCACCTTGAACTTCTCTCAGGTGCCCATCGCCAAGCTTACCAAAGGCTGGAGAACACCTTTCGTAAATTAAAACCTGCCACCGGTCTGTCACGAATATTTTCTCAAAATAAGCGTTCATTGCCCTGGCCTCTCATCGCACCCGTCGAAGTGGGCTATGGAACGGTAAGAGAACTTGCCTATGGTACGCGGCTCACCAATTTTGGGCTCCTGCTTAAACCCGCCTCGGGCACCCCGGTGCAATCTGTATTCGACGGGACCGTCGTCTACGCCGACTGGCTTGACGGTTATGGGCAGCTCACCATCGTTGACCATGGGCGCGGTTACCACAGTCTCTACGGCCACCTTGCCACCATTGAAGTCGAGGTTGGGGAAATCATAAAAACAGGCTCAACCCTCGGGACCGCAGGCGACACGGGATCATGGACGGGAACGAGGCTCTATTTTGAAATCCGCAGCCAAGGCCAAGCTCAAGACCCTGTGCTTTGGTTAAGGCGATAA
- a CDS encoding glycosyltransferase family 4 protein, with translation MTGLRIAMVVPDFPRVGGYERQAMGLCTELLRQGHHPYLVTNARPGKSYPAMQDGLELVVLTERPRFRQHPFLFMRAFLYHLKTRQVDCVHAHAMAPFSSAAIMAAQSLSIPTILKLAGIGDKKAFWAGSDLNFRMARRGPKVASHTVALCEAMDDVAMSFGAPKERILRVPNGVDTANFQTTDEQDVAALRVSLGIGADQRVLLYVGRLSTEKGLQTLFDSVLPLLRKDPSLRLCLVGDGPMCNGLREEVQSKGLEASVIFAGFQKETRAYYAMADLFVLPSYEEGMSNALLEAMASGLPVVATDVGAAREMLGQEYVLASPGESVELRIQIEHRLAKLSQGESEGALLQRRCEELFSMQAVAQRYASLYGELVSEPKPSALPSVVQATGHAMAALWSR, from the coding sequence ATGACCGGTCTTCGCATTGCGATGGTGGTACCCGATTTTCCGAGAGTAGGCGGCTATGAGCGCCAAGCAATGGGACTATGCACTGAGCTTTTACGACAAGGTCACCATCCCTACTTGGTCACCAATGCTCGACCGGGAAAATCTTACCCAGCGATGCAAGATGGTCTCGAATTGGTGGTTCTCACAGAACGGCCTCGATTTCGGCAGCACCCCTTTTTATTTATGCGTGCCTTTTTGTACCATCTAAAAACTCGGCAGGTCGATTGTGTACACGCGCATGCAATGGCCCCATTTTCTTCGGCGGCTATTATGGCCGCCCAAAGTCTATCCATCCCGACGATCCTTAAACTTGCAGGGATAGGCGACAAGAAAGCTTTTTGGGCCGGCAGCGATTTGAATTTTAGGATGGCGCGGCGCGGGCCTAAAGTTGCCAGCCACACCGTTGCCCTCTGCGAGGCGATGGATGATGTAGCCATGTCTTTTGGTGCGCCGAAAGAGCGTATTCTTCGAGTGCCCAATGGTGTTGATACGGCCAACTTTCAGACAACGGACGAACAAGACGTTGCTGCTCTTCGCGTTTCTTTGGGCATCGGGGCTGACCAGAGGGTTCTTTTGTATGTTGGGCGCTTGTCCACTGAAAAGGGGCTCCAGACCTTATTCGATTCAGTTTTGCCTCTCCTAAGGAAAGATCCCAGCTTACGACTGTGCTTGGTGGGGGACGGGCCGATGTGCAACGGCCTTCGAGAAGAGGTGCAATCTAAGGGTCTCGAAGCTTCGGTTATATTTGCAGGGTTTCAAAAAGAGACCCGAGCTTATTACGCTATGGCCGATCTTTTCGTTTTGCCCTCGTATGAAGAGGGGATGTCGAATGCTTTGTTGGAAGCCATGGCCAGCGGCTTGCCGGTGGTGGCAACAGATGTTGGCGCAGCAAGAGAAATGCTAGGGCAAGAGTACGTGTTGGCGTCTCCGGGCGAGAGTGTGGAATTAAGAATTCAAATCGAACATCGTTTAGCGAAGCTTTCGCAAGGTGAAAGCGAGGGAGCGCTGCTTCAGCGGCGGTGCGAGGAACTTTTTTCCATGCAGGCGGTAGCCCAGCGATATGCGTCACTTTATGGAGAGTTGGTTAGCGAACCGAAACCGAGTGCTTTACCCTCAGTGGTTCAGGCCACCGGGCATGCTATGGCTGCCCTTTGGAGTCGTTAA
- a CDS encoding ABC transporter permease yields MMANLRYFVGQTFSALKRSAWSSLLTSSTICLALLIPAFYVTTLQNLESLTLVWGRSANIVVVLADGLSPEAQDTLDSELGTLPGVSKTHPVSPEEALTRFKARGPKAAELVEGVSPDILPSTIEITLATGFAELEAIENLAAQIQTMSNIDEVDYGQDEFAQLENLVAGLRYGGVGIGLLIFLATSLIVANTIRLNVYAHRDEISILRLVGATHWFIRLPFILEGAFWGLTGGLLASALLWASQQVVAPQLSLLFADTLSGMDIVLFSTSTAFTLVATGLVLGTFGSAMAVRRFLDADA; encoded by the coding sequence ATGATGGCAAACCTGCGATATTTTGTTGGGCAAACCTTCAGCGCGCTCAAACGCTCTGCATGGAGTAGCTTGCTCACAAGCTCAACCATTTGCTTGGCACTTCTGATTCCCGCGTTTTACGTCACCACGCTGCAAAACCTAGAAAGCCTCACCTTGGTCTGGGGGCGCTCCGCCAATATCGTGGTAGTGCTCGCCGACGGTCTGAGCCCTGAAGCTCAAGATACACTGGATTCCGAACTCGGCACTTTACCTGGTGTCTCAAAAACCCATCCCGTCAGTCCTGAAGAAGCATTAACTCGTTTCAAGGCTCGAGGGCCCAAAGCCGCCGAGCTTGTAGAAGGCGTTTCGCCGGATATTTTACCCAGTACCATCGAAATTACACTCGCCACTGGTTTTGCCGAACTTGAAGCCATCGAAAATCTTGCAGCACAGATTCAAACGATGTCCAACATCGACGAAGTCGATTACGGGCAAGACGAGTTTGCGCAACTTGAAAACTTAGTTGCAGGTCTGCGTTATGGCGGAGTTGGTATTGGTCTGCTGATTTTTCTAGCGACCTCCCTCATCGTCGCCAACACCATTCGCCTCAACGTTTATGCTCACCGTGACGAAATCTCTATTTTGAGACTCGTGGGTGCGACCCACTGGTTTATTCGTTTGCCCTTTATCTTAGAGGGAGCCTTTTGGGGCCTTACCGGCGGGCTCTTGGCCTCGGCTCTGCTCTGGGCAAGCCAACAAGTTGTGGCTCCTCAGCTCAGCTTGCTTTTCGCAGACACCCTTTCCGGAATGGACATCGTGCTCTTCAGCACATCCACCGCGTTCACTTTGGTTGCCACGGGGCTTGTTCTCGGAACCTTTGGAAGCGCCATGGCCGTGCGCCGTTTTCTGGACGCCGACGCATGA
- the ftsE gene encoding cell division ATP-binding protein FtsE: protein MIQLFHVYKTYGKDKHALADITLEVEKGEFTFLTGPSGAGKSTFLKLLFCAEMPTSGQVMVNGHNTSRLRGNSIPYLRRNIGVVFQDFKLLSRRTVAQNVAISLQILGRDPAEVHRRTFNILKEVGLGHKMNELPDSLSGGEQQRVAIARALVGDPQILIADEPTGNLDAQRAKEILNLLEYANSRGTTVLLATHDRTLLESHRGRVIRLENGRLTNG, encoded by the coding sequence ATGATTCAGCTTTTTCATGTGTATAAAACCTACGGCAAGGACAAACATGCTTTGGCCGATATCACCCTCGAGGTGGAAAAAGGTGAATTCACATTTTTAACAGGTCCATCTGGAGCCGGGAAATCAACCTTCCTAAAGCTACTCTTCTGCGCGGAGATGCCAACCAGTGGTCAAGTCATGGTCAACGGCCACAACACCAGCCGGCTGCGCGGTAATTCCATCCCATACCTCCGGCGCAATATCGGTGTTGTCTTTCAAGATTTTAAACTCCTATCCAGGCGGACCGTGGCACAAAATGTAGCCATCAGCCTGCAAATCCTTGGGCGCGACCCTGCAGAAGTTCATAGACGCACGTTTAATATCCTTAAAGAGGTTGGACTGGGTCACAAAATGAACGAACTCCCCGATAGCCTCTCCGGCGGCGAGCAACAGCGCGTTGCGATTGCGCGGGCGCTGGTCGGTGACCCACAAATTCTGATCGCCGATGAGCCCACTGGCAATCTCGATGCTCAACGCGCCAAAGAAATCTTAAACCTTCTTGAGTACGCCAACAGCCGAGGTACCACAGTGCTGCTTGCCACCCACGACCGAACGCTCTTAGAAAGTCACCGCGGCCGAGTGATTCGCTTGGAAAACGGAAGGCTTACCAACGGATGA
- a CDS encoding ABC transporter permease has product MSRVEEHDALGFWGKRLPWFFEGRTRFVLWHLALKDLKAKYKNAYLGLLWTALQPLLTMVVLSLVFSYVMRITATDYAVLVLSGLVAWQYHSTVIQSGTTAFVDNCNLLKKIAFPRSVVPASVIATNMLHLLVAIPVYVLVASFLGFQLSWHFIFIFPAVALHTLFLVGWIFLTGSLHVHFRDMKYIMQALLQAWFYLSPVLYPLSMIPEKWHGLYNLNPAANIVELYRCALYSHTVPDLTQVANLSVWTVGLLLAGNYFYKKFSPNFADHV; this is encoded by the coding sequence ATGTCACGCGTAGAAGAACATGATGCCCTGGGATTTTGGGGCAAACGTTTGCCCTGGTTTTTCGAGGGGAGAACACGGTTTGTTCTGTGGCACTTGGCATTAAAAGACTTGAAGGCGAAATATAAGAACGCCTACCTTGGGTTATTATGGACCGCGCTCCAGCCTCTACTCACCATGGTGGTTTTGAGTCTCGTGTTTTCATATGTGATGCGGATAACCGCTACGGATTATGCGGTTCTGGTTCTGTCTGGGCTCGTTGCTTGGCAGTATCACAGCACGGTGATTCAATCGGGGACCACGGCCTTTGTGGATAACTGTAACTTACTCAAAAAAATCGCTTTTCCTCGAAGTGTGGTGCCAGCATCGGTGATTGCTACCAATATGCTGCACCTTTTGGTGGCAATCCCTGTTTATGTGTTGGTGGCGTCGTTTTTAGGTTTTCAGCTCAGCTGGCATTTCATCTTTATCTTTCCCGCGGTGGCTCTGCACACGCTTTTTCTTGTCGGATGGATTTTTCTAACAGGCAGCCTGCACGTTCATTTTCGCGATATGAAATACATTATGCAGGCGCTGCTTCAGGCCTGGTTCTACCTCTCGCCAGTTCTCTATCCCCTCTCGATGATTCCAGAAAAGTGGCACGGCCTTTACAATCTGAACCCGGCTGCGAATATCGTCGAACTTTACCGTTGTGCGCTCTACAGCCATACGGTTCCTGATTTAACCCAGGTCGCAAATCTCAGTGTTTGGACAGTGGGTTTACTCTTGGCCGGTAACTATTTTTATAAGAAATTCTCACCGAATTTCGCAGACCATGTTTGA
- a CDS encoding ABC transporter ATP-binding protein yields MAMIEVHQLQKEHRLLASSRSLLKTILEIPVKGLRPGPAFRALDDVSFEVGKGEIIALIGANGSGKSTLLKLITGVSQPTAGHVKVQGRVVGLLELGAGFHPDLTGRENVILNAALLGLSPKVVHERLDEIFAYADIGEFVDQPVKNYSSGMYVRLGFAVTAYSDADIYIFDEVLAVGDVAFQQKCLDTIRSFVKQGKTIFFVSHNLEMVYNLCRRALLLHEGRLIADGPVAEVIPKYWQLIAPAPTELEGSDDVKSFMAVDLFEVQGNQQESLPEFETGSAMTLRFRISALEPCPHPRIQLHLGFITSQSGHLSAEVTHGMDCPGEPFESYQEVRIDYLPFMPAEFKLRIRLSTPEGEAIAVQVEESPSFRVNRFEAPLEFGTHPLHARFIDLEMP; encoded by the coding sequence ATGGCTATGATTGAAGTACATCAGTTGCAAAAAGAGCATCGTCTGCTAGCCAGCTCGAGGTCATTGCTGAAGACCATTTTAGAAATTCCAGTGAAAGGTCTAAGGCCGGGCCCAGCCTTTCGCGCGCTGGATGATGTCAGCTTTGAAGTAGGTAAGGGCGAAATTATTGCGCTCATTGGTGCCAATGGATCCGGGAAAAGTACTTTGCTCAAACTCATCACGGGGGTGAGTCAACCCACGGCCGGTCATGTAAAAGTGCAGGGCCGGGTGGTTGGACTTTTGGAGCTTGGAGCGGGCTTTCACCCCGATTTAACGGGCCGTGAAAATGTGATTCTCAATGCTGCACTTTTGGGCCTTTCACCCAAGGTCGTTCATGAGCGGCTCGACGAGATTTTTGCTTACGCCGATATCGGTGAATTCGTCGACCAACCTGTGAAAAACTATTCGTCGGGAATGTATGTACGTTTGGGTTTTGCAGTCACCGCCTATTCCGATGCTGACATCTACATCTTTGATGAAGTTCTCGCGGTAGGGGACGTGGCTTTTCAGCAAAAGTGCTTGGACACGATTCGAAGTTTTGTAAAGCAGGGCAAGACGATTTTTTTCGTCTCTCACAATCTCGAGATGGTCTACAACCTATGCCGAAGAGCGCTTCTTTTACACGAAGGCCGATTGATTGCCGATGGACCCGTGGCGGAGGTTATTCCGAAGTATTGGCAACTGATTGCCCCTGCCCCAACTGAGTTAGAGGGTTCGGATGACGTGAAGTCATTTATGGCCGTTGACCTTTTTGAGGTTCAAGGTAACCAGCAAGAGAGTTTACCGGAATTCGAAACCGGATCCGCGATGACGCTTCGATTTCGGATCAGCGCTCTTGAGCCCTGCCCTCATCCTCGCATTCAGTTACATCTGGGCTTCATCACCAGTCAGTCAGGTCACCTTTCAGCAGAAGTTACCCATGGGATGGATTGTCCGGGAGAGCCTTTTGAGTCTTATCAAGAGGTGCGAATCGACTATCTACCGTTTATGCCGGCCGAGTTTAAGTTGCGTATCCGTCTGAGCACGCCCGAAGGCGAGGCTATCGCCGTTCAAGTTGAAGAATCCCCGAGTTTTCGGGTGAACCGATTCGAAGCCCCCCTGGAATTTGGCACCCATCCGCTTCATGCCCGGTTCATCGACCTGGAAATGCCATGA
- a CDS encoding glycosyltransferase: MGSDSRSHWEIWQDTRRLALDGVLPPFSLPRRALGFARKTLLGGRGSQNADSWIHLVSSTRRPRIAVVSGCGGDSRRYRCEHLLETLQILGGDGIILEAQQSLPADAANMLSNLEGIVFHRAAWSPQIQALVESAKKLKKFLIFDTDDLVFDVQEDPSQDKGVGRFGKGQAVAEQFKTMQACQMVMTSTDFLKSRVESLGLSATTLRNGFSSQMLQSAEATRMRRSKEQIILGYASGTPTHDRDLQVIEQGLVWTLERYSQVHVHLMGYIRKPHSLSGFGSRVQRRPFVHWSDLPQRLRDIDINLAPFSQDSVFSKGKSALKHMEAALVAVPTIASPMPAYLNAIESGKNGLIAQSDVDWRDHLQLLIENTSARLALGNNAQKTVLERDSLEKRSIVLRDILDSLRLGPEALTSQ; the protein is encoded by the coding sequence ATGGGGAGCGACAGCCGCAGTCACTGGGAAATCTGGCAGGATACACGCAGACTCGCGTTAGATGGGGTTTTGCCGCCCTTTAGCCTCCCTCGGCGAGCCTTGGGCTTTGCGCGCAAGACCCTCTTGGGCGGACGGGGCAGCCAAAACGCCGACTCGTGGATTCATCTTGTGAGCTCGACGCGAAGACCCAGAATAGCCGTCGTAAGTGGTTGTGGGGGCGACAGCCGCCGCTACCGGTGTGAGCACCTGCTTGAAACCCTTCAAATCCTCGGGGGCGACGGCATCATCTTAGAAGCTCAGCAAAGTCTTCCCGCAGATGCTGCCAATATGCTCAGCAACCTTGAAGGCATTGTTTTTCACCGAGCTGCCTGGAGTCCGCAAATCCAAGCTCTGGTTGAATCGGCCAAAAAGCTTAAGAAGTTTCTAATCTTCGATACCGACGACCTGGTCTTTGACGTTCAAGAAGACCCAAGCCAAGACAAAGGCGTGGGGCGGTTCGGTAAAGGCCAAGCCGTGGCCGAACAATTTAAAACGATGCAGGCCTGCCAAATGGTTATGACCTCAACAGACTTCTTAAAGTCTCGCGTGGAGTCTTTGGGCTTATCAGCGACCACCCTGCGTAATGGATTCTCCTCGCAAATGCTGCAATCCGCAGAGGCCACCCGGATGCGGCGAAGCAAGGAACAAATCATCCTTGGATACGCAAGTGGCACCCCCACCCACGACCGTGACCTACAAGTCATTGAACAAGGCCTGGTTTGGACCCTTGAGCGCTACAGCCAGGTTCACGTTCATCTGATGGGCTATATTCGCAAGCCTCATTCTCTTTCGGGCTTTGGCTCACGGGTGCAGCGGCGGCCTTTTGTCCACTGGAGTGATTTGCCGCAACGGCTGCGAGACATCGACATCAATCTTGCACCCTTCTCTCAGGATTCAGTCTTCTCCAAAGGAAAAAGTGCGCTTAAGCATATGGAGGCAGCTCTGGTTGCCGTGCCCACCATTGCATCGCCGATGCCCGCCTACTTAAACGCCATCGAAAGCGGGAAAAATGGACTGATTGCTCAAAGCGATGTCGATTGGCGCGACCATCTACAATTACTCATAGAAAATACCTCGGCTCGCTTAGCTCTCGGAAACAATGCCCAGAAAACGGTCCTTGAGCGTGATTCGCTTGAAAAGCGAAGTATTGTGCTACGCGATATTTTAGATTCGTTACGCTTGGGGCCTGAAGCCCTGACCTCTCAATAA